A genome region from Corallococcus exiguus includes the following:
- a CDS encoding response regulator, with product MSILIVEDELRVRAFISRGLTEEGFRVRECVDGVHAQELMRHERFALIILDWMLPGMSGLDVLRALRAKQDMTPILMLTAKDAVADRISALNAGADDYLIKPFAFDELLARLRAILRRVDNRATPLLSHADLTMDPTTRKVVRAGVEIPLTAREYALLQFLLEHAGEVLSRTRIVQAVWEHDFETFSNVVEVYIRYLRAKVDTPFPTKLIHTVRGVGYVLRSRA from the coding sequence GTGTCCATCCTCATCGTCGAAGACGAACTGCGGGTCCGCGCCTTCATCTCCCGGGGCCTCACGGAAGAGGGCTTCCGCGTGCGCGAGTGCGTGGACGGCGTGCACGCCCAGGAGCTGATGCGCCACGAGCGCTTCGCGCTCATCATCCTGGACTGGATGCTGCCCGGCATGTCCGGACTGGACGTGCTGCGGGCGCTGCGCGCGAAGCAGGACATGACGCCCATCCTCATGCTCACCGCGAAGGACGCGGTCGCGGACCGCATCAGCGCGCTCAATGCCGGCGCGGACGACTACCTCATCAAGCCCTTCGCCTTCGATGAGCTGCTGGCGCGCCTCCGAGCCATCCTCCGCCGCGTCGACAACCGCGCCACGCCCCTGCTGAGCCACGCGGACCTGACCATGGACCCCACCACGCGGAAGGTGGTCCGGGCCGGCGTGGAGATTCCGCTGACCGCGCGGGAGTACGCGCTGCTGCAATTCCTGCTCGAGCACGCGGGCGAGGTCCTGTCCCGGACCCGCATCGTGCAGGCTGTGTGGGAGCACGACTTCGAGACCTTCTCCAACGTCGTGGAGGTCTACATCCGCTACCTCCGGGCCAAGGTGGACACGCCCTTCCCCACCAAGCTCATCCACACCGTGCGCGGCGTGGGCTACGTGCTCCGGAGCCGCGCATGA
- a CDS encoding sensor histidine kinase, which translates to MRRPRSLRAQLTYFFAGSVLGTTLLYGVLVTVVLATSEYFQHAENPSLWLHEGIFDEALQALGAIVFSMPIAVVGSIVMGGALARKALAPLREARDRVRAARASELDLCLPDRGTGDEWDTLAGTLNELLSDARASLVRIRSFTSDAAHELRTPLTIIMGETEVSLRRDRTPEEYRRTLAIVLDETRQLSLLVDALLQLARADAGTQVITLEPVELHALARQSLQRTEQLLAAQSRSLTLELTGDPTQVRGNPVLLSHVLDNLLSNACRYARERIRLELEATDTGVRVTVGDDGKGVDAGFEARLFQRFARADASRQGEGTGLGLAVSRTIAEAHGGTLDYSRVDGESRFILRLPKPEVSDGPPLPAEHASADMSTA; encoded by the coding sequence ATGAGGCGCCCGCGTTCGCTCCGCGCCCAGCTGACCTACTTCTTCGCCGGCTCCGTCCTGGGGACCACGCTCCTCTACGGCGTGCTGGTGACGGTGGTGCTGGCCACCAGCGAGTACTTCCAGCACGCCGAGAACCCCAGCCTGTGGTTGCACGAGGGAATCTTCGACGAAGCGCTGCAGGCACTGGGCGCCATCGTCTTCAGCATGCCCATCGCGGTGGTGGGGTCCATCGTTATGGGCGGCGCGCTGGCCCGAAAGGCGTTGGCGCCGCTGCGTGAAGCCCGTGACCGGGTCCGCGCCGCGCGGGCCTCGGAGCTGGACCTGTGCCTGCCCGACCGGGGAACCGGTGACGAGTGGGACACCCTGGCGGGGACCCTGAACGAGCTGCTCTCGGACGCCCGCGCTTCGCTCGTGCGCATCCGCTCCTTCACCTCCGACGCGGCGCACGAGCTGCGCACGCCGCTCACCATCATCATGGGCGAGACGGAGGTCAGCCTGCGCAGAGACAGGACGCCGGAGGAGTACCGCCGCACGCTGGCCATCGTGCTCGACGAGACGCGCCAGCTCAGCCTCCTGGTGGATGCGCTGCTCCAGCTGGCGCGCGCGGATGCAGGTACCCAGGTCATCACCCTGGAGCCCGTGGAGCTGCACGCCCTGGCGCGGCAGTCTCTTCAGCGCACGGAGCAGCTGCTGGCGGCGCAGTCCCGGAGCCTGACGCTGGAGCTGACGGGCGACCCCACGCAGGTCCGGGGCAATCCGGTCCTGTTGAGCCACGTGCTGGACAACCTGCTCTCCAATGCGTGCCGCTACGCTCGCGAGCGCATCCGCCTGGAGCTGGAAGCAACGGACACCGGCGTCCGCGTCACCGTGGGGGATGACGGCAAGGGGGTGGACGCCGGCTTCGAGGCCCGGCTCTTCCAGCGCTTCGCCCGGGCGGACGCATCGCGGCAGGGCGAGGGCACCGGCCTGGGGCTCGCGGTGTCGCGGACCATCGCCGAGGCGCATGGCGGCACGCTCGACTACTCGAGGGTCGACGGCGAAAGCCGTTTCATCTTGCGCCTCCCGAAGCCGGAAGTGTCTGACGGGCCGCCACTTCCGGCCGAGCATGCCAGCGCTGACATGTCCACAGCCTGA
- a CDS encoding glycosyltransferase family 39 protein — MLVLVRMLYAGQVELAPQEAYYWQYTRHLDLSYLDHPPMCAWWMALSVRLLGDSQLALRLPAILSSALLGGVLYSLGKRLYSPAVGVLTAVAANATVLFGLGAVVMTPDVPLVLFWAAALRVLCEVVLPDGQGPGRLGWRWYLLGVFCGGALLSKYTAALLPLQVLGTALVTRRGREALRTPHPYAACLLMFAVFSPVLLWNHAHAWASFAFQTTGRARTVDGFHGYLVGRYLGLQAVAVGPLLYLALLLTAGVLVRQAWRGDDRARLLAFASVPGLALFTLVSPLHWVKMNWVAPAYLGLMVAAAAGAWALREHRAVRGYAALSVGVGAVLMTGMYLMPLCPWIPFRERDNLVSGWHELAEAVQRHREAAGTPAPMVVGWGYKTASELAYYLPDHPETQSDSALGGDGLAYGFWLDRVRPGADALIVADLRQPLRDAAARLDAHCAAVRELPSVTVHRGERPVTTFRLWTCQRWHARPEVAARQTLPASGGAR; from the coding sequence ATGCTCGTGCTCGTGCGGATGCTCTACGCGGGACAGGTGGAGCTGGCACCGCAGGAGGCCTATTACTGGCAATACACGCGCCACCTGGACCTGTCCTATCTGGACCATCCTCCGATGTGCGCCTGGTGGATGGCATTGTCCGTCCGGCTCCTGGGGGACTCGCAGCTCGCGCTGCGCCTGCCCGCCATCCTGTCCTCGGCATTGCTTGGCGGTGTCCTGTATTCACTCGGCAAGCGGTTGTACTCGCCCGCGGTCGGGGTGCTGACGGCGGTCGCCGCGAACGCCACGGTCCTCTTCGGCCTGGGGGCGGTGGTGATGACGCCGGATGTCCCGCTCGTGCTGTTCTGGGCCGCAGCGCTGCGCGTGCTCTGTGAAGTGGTGCTGCCGGATGGACAGGGCCCCGGGCGCCTGGGCTGGCGCTGGTATCTGCTGGGCGTGTTCTGCGGGGGCGCGCTGCTGTCGAAGTACACCGCCGCGCTGCTGCCGCTCCAGGTGCTGGGCACGGCGCTGGTGACACGGCGGGGCCGAGAGGCCCTGCGCACCCCGCATCCCTACGCCGCGTGTCTCCTCATGTTCGCGGTGTTCTCACCGGTGCTGCTCTGGAACCACGCGCATGCCTGGGCCTCCTTCGCGTTCCAGACCACCGGCCGCGCCCGGACGGTGGATGGCTTCCATGGATACCTCGTGGGCCGCTACCTGGGACTGCAGGCGGTGGCCGTGGGGCCGCTGCTCTACCTGGCGCTGCTGCTGACCGCGGGCGTCCTTGTGCGCCAGGCGTGGAGGGGAGATGACCGCGCGCGGCTGCTGGCCTTCGCCAGCGTGCCGGGACTCGCCCTGTTCACCCTGGTGAGCCCCCTGCACTGGGTGAAGATGAACTGGGTGGCCCCCGCGTACCTGGGCCTGATGGTGGCCGCCGCCGCGGGTGCTTGGGCATTGCGCGAGCACCGGGCCGTGCGCGGCTACGCGGCGCTGAGCGTGGGCGTGGGCGCAGTGCTGATGACCGGCATGTATCTGATGCCGCTCTGCCCGTGGATTCCCTTTCGTGAGCGCGACAACCTGGTGAGCGGCTGGCATGAGCTGGCCGAAGCCGTGCAACGGCACCGCGAGGCGGCCGGCACCCCCGCGCCGATGGTGGTGGGCTGGGGCTACAAGACGGCAAGCGAGCTGGCGTACTACCTGCCCGACCACCCGGAGACCCAGTCCGACTCCGCGCTGGGCGGCGACGGGCTGGCGTATGGCTTCTGGCTGGACCGGGTGCGACCCGGCGCGGACGCCCTCATCGTCGCGGACCTGCGCCAGCCGCTGCGCGACGCGGCGGCGAGGTTGGACGCGCATTGCGCGGCGGTGCGTGAGCTGCCCTCCGTGACGGTGCACCGCGGCGAGCGGCCGGTGACGACCTTCAGGCTGTGGACATGTCAGCGCTGGCATGCTCGGCCGGAAGTGGCGGCCCGTCAGACACTTCCGGCTTCGGGAGGCGCAAGATGA
- a CDS encoding CYTH domain-containing protein, whose amino-acid sequence MHEVELKSVVDDLALRRRHVEGAGGRLRFAGTMMDRYYTLDTRPDSGAGRLRVRTYQAPAGGWTELTWKGSARLERGYKVREELNTRVEDETTLREILERTGFAMSEYITREIAWYMFGGASVPEWTDCSSEGGRWSSTSPGRTVHLWHANRCSGRVG is encoded by the coding sequence ATGCATGAGGTGGAACTCAAGAGCGTCGTGGACGACCTGGCGCTGCGCCGCCGGCACGTCGAGGGCGCGGGCGGACGACTGCGCTTCGCGGGGACGATGATGGATCGGTACTACACGCTCGACACACGTCCAGACAGCGGAGCCGGACGGCTGCGGGTCCGCACCTACCAGGCACCGGCGGGCGGCTGGACGGAGTTGACGTGGAAGGGCAGCGCCCGTCTGGAGCGTGGCTACAAGGTGCGCGAGGAGTTGAACACCCGGGTGGAGGATGAAACGACGCTGCGGGAGATCCTCGAGCGCACGGGTTTCGCGATGAGCGAGTACATCACTCGGGAGATCGCCTGGTACATGTTCGGCGGCGCCAGCGTGCCAGAGTGGACTGACTGCTCCTCGGAAGGCGGGCGCTGGTCCTCGACGTCCCCAGGTCGAACTGTTCATCTTTGGCACGCGAATCGTTGCAGCGGCAGAGTTGGTTGA
- a CDS encoding caspase family protein produces MSGFTRACLFVMVSWLMAATARAGEERATPPASRRMAVIVGSNAAVLGRAALRYAHDDARRVADVLSQVGEFRAEDVVLLLDPAPEAILAALDQQLASLRSASGDTLLLFYYSGHADQQALYPQGAPLLFTALKQRIESPDATVRVGIIDACRGGGWTQAKGLHAEAPFALEVPLRVQSTGSVLIASSSGLENAHETEALEGSFFTHHLVAGLRGAADVAGDGEVSLVEAFTYAKQLTIRDTAVFAERLQHPSFDMNLRGREDLALTHVDSGGSIVMLLQRWGPLEVVLGSTGKSVVELPEGKRQVRMSLRPGRYLLVRKDPARPAVREFSVQAAQSLLLDEEQMVPASFSSIVSKGLDSSATTWDTGTPHRLLMLHPLSLAFEVMFHLEYAQALSPSWSFTLEPMYWQETGDRKLRMAGLDVGAHYHLFGNAPAGLFVGWKVGASAVGFDVGSDGGSTIFTLHQGLDVGYTLLFWNRLVLSLGVGVGYVVSTGGDLDSSFEPNPVKTALGSRRPQLGFSSSYRVAAGVAF; encoded by the coding sequence ATGAGTGGATTCACCCGTGCGTGCCTCTTCGTCATGGTCTCGTGGCTGATGGCCGCCACGGCCCGGGCCGGGGAGGAGCGTGCCACTCCGCCCGCGTCGAGGCGGATGGCCGTCATCGTGGGCTCCAACGCGGCCGTGCTCGGCCGGGCCGCCCTGCGTTATGCGCACGACGACGCACGGCGGGTGGCGGACGTCCTCTCCCAGGTGGGGGAGTTCCGCGCGGAGGACGTCGTGCTGTTGCTGGACCCCGCCCCCGAGGCGATCCTCGCGGCGCTCGACCAGCAGCTCGCGAGCCTGCGCTCGGCGTCCGGGGACACGCTGCTGCTGTTCTACTACTCGGGCCATGCGGACCAGCAGGCCCTGTATCCCCAGGGCGCTCCGCTCCTGTTCACCGCGCTGAAGCAGCGCATCGAGAGTCCGGACGCCACGGTGCGGGTGGGCATCATCGATGCGTGCCGTGGCGGCGGGTGGACCCAGGCCAAGGGGCTTCACGCGGAGGCACCCTTCGCGCTGGAGGTCCCCCTGCGCGTGCAGAGCACGGGCTCGGTGCTCATCGCCTCCAGCTCCGGCCTGGAGAATGCCCACGAGACGGAGGCCCTGGAGGGCTCGTTCTTCACCCACCATCTGGTGGCGGGGCTGCGCGGCGCCGCCGATGTCGCCGGGGATGGCGAGGTGTCTCTCGTCGAGGCCTTCACCTATGCGAAGCAGCTCACCATCCGCGACACGGCGGTGTTCGCGGAGCGCTTGCAGCACCCCAGCTTCGACATGAATCTCCGGGGGCGCGAGGACCTGGCCCTCACGCACGTGGACTCGGGCGGTAGCATCGTCATGCTGCTCCAGCGCTGGGGGCCGCTGGAGGTGGTGCTCGGCTCGACGGGGAAGAGCGTCGTCGAGCTGCCCGAGGGCAAGCGGCAGGTGCGGATGTCCCTGCGTCCGGGGCGCTACCTGTTGGTGCGCAAGGATCCGGCCCGCCCGGCCGTGCGCGAGTTCAGCGTCCAGGCCGCGCAGTCTCTCCTCCTGGACGAAGAGCAGATGGTTCCAGCGAGCTTCTCCTCCATCGTGTCCAAGGGGCTCGACAGCTCCGCCACGACCTGGGACACGGGCACGCCGCACCGGCTGCTGATGCTCCATCCGTTGTCGCTCGCGTTCGAGGTGATGTTCCACCTGGAGTACGCGCAGGCACTGTCCCCTTCCTGGTCGTTCACGCTCGAGCCCATGTACTGGCAGGAGACGGGCGACCGGAAACTCAGGATGGCGGGGCTCGACGTGGGCGCCCACTACCACCTCTTCGGGAATGCCCCGGCGGGGCTCTTCGTCGGCTGGAAGGTGGGCGCGAGTGCCGTGGGGTTCGACGTGGGCTCCGACGGGGGCAGTACGATCTTCACGCTGCACCAGGGGCTCGACGTGGGCTACACGCTTCTGTTCTGGAACCGGCTCGTGCTGTCCCTGGGCGTGGGCGTGGGCTACGTCGTCTCGACGGGCGGGGACCTGGATTCCAGCTTCGAGCCGAACCCCGTCAAGACCGCGCTCGGCTCGCGCCGGCCGCAGCTGGGATTCTCCTCGAGTTACCGGGTCGCGGCCGGCGTCGCGTTCTGA
- a CDS encoding RNA polymerase sigma factor, whose amino-acid sequence MVTDLQSAYLRYFPLIREKCRRMLGDSDEAEDVAQETFIRMWRTGLRAKDARHATAWIYRTSTNLAVDRLRQRRSTPPRSSGELMDERSAEATLRRRQELEAYARHLPADALEAALMNRLDGLTQQEIAEVLQVSERTVRRLLQRLDAQVEHLRRTLGP is encoded by the coding sequence TTGGTCACCGACCTCCAGAGCGCCTACCTCCGCTACTTTCCGCTCATCCGGGAGAAGTGCCGCCGGATGCTGGGGGACTCCGACGAGGCGGAGGACGTCGCGCAGGAGACCTTCATCCGGATGTGGAGGACGGGGCTCCGGGCGAAGGACGCCCGCCATGCGACCGCGTGGATCTACCGGACCAGCACGAACCTGGCCGTGGACCGGCTCCGTCAGCGCCGGAGCACGCCGCCGCGTTCCTCGGGGGAGCTGATGGATGAACGCTCCGCGGAGGCCACGCTGCGGCGGCGCCAGGAACTGGAAGCCTATGCGCGGCACCTGCCCGCGGATGCACTGGAGGCCGCCTTGATGAACCGGCTGGATGGACTGACGCAGCAGGAGATCGCCGAGGTGCTCCAGGTGTCCGAGCGCACGGTGCGGAGGCTCCTCCAGCGGCTCGATGCGCAGGTGGAGCATCTGAGAAGGACGCTCGGACCATGA
- a CDS encoding TonB-dependent receptor has protein sequence MSRLSFRLSGWAFTVGLLLASPAALAEEPAKAAAEAPRKGQVRGTVRARGTRRPLADAAVQVWGMPDVVLPDAEGHFELQLPAGTHAVEVRAPGHKPASFLETVTAGQQVQVIYRLDPLEVSPFETVVREERPRTEVTRISLQGPELREVPGTQGDPFRVIMVMPGVASLASGLGYPVVRGGQPASTGFFVDGVRLPMLYHLMVGPAVVQPEFIDSLDFLPGPPPVQYGRQLGGTVEARLSRPREDRLHASATLDFINSAAFLEVPLASTGTSISVGGRMSYSGLLSTLLVNTLSAPGTKSLSARFWDYQARVEQQVGRGRVRLLALGSSDVLASYAPEVAEPLPEVTNGGGGLTRFHRVDLRGLHPLAGGELEVGLAVGADAVGIFSERGPPRVRLGELTLRQESLAGRLRWTRALGSTLRLTAGADVEQRRGTIVATGSEAPAGSEYLSEDDPLTRPTSDARMSGAYAELQWHPTARWTVVPGVRADVYQLLGEATHTAFEPRLTVRHALTEALVLKGGAGLFHQAPTVLLPLPVMDLSGLRYGLQEAMQFDVGAEWRPHTAWELSTDVFYNPMRRTVEFSLQQLIDLRRRGGVAAADPAGSGEAFGLELMARHAPAGDWFGWASYSFLQSRRRVRIERYDDQNRMTGTSWATVPFAFEQAHVFNAAISRKVGSGYTLGAVVHFNTGRPETGELTPQPMRQSTDSEGNPRWVRRERSQPGRLPSFWRVDLRAARTWTLDDLMLELSFDLLNASFQKEVFFYEYTSEQPSPDAPSTLVRKARGFPVFFPMLGLKGSY, from the coding sequence ATGTCTCGATTGTCATTCCGCCTGAGCGGGTGGGCCTTCACGGTGGGGCTGCTGCTCGCGTCCCCTGCCGCGCTGGCCGAGGAGCCTGCGAAGGCCGCTGCCGAGGCACCGCGGAAGGGACAGGTCCGGGGCACGGTGCGCGCCCGGGGCACCCGCCGTCCCCTGGCCGATGCCGCCGTCCAGGTATGGGGGATGCCGGACGTGGTGCTGCCGGACGCGGAGGGACACTTCGAGCTCCAGCTCCCAGCGGGCACCCACGCCGTCGAGGTGCGTGCCCCGGGCCACAAGCCCGCCTCGTTCCTGGAGACCGTCACCGCGGGCCAGCAGGTCCAGGTCATCTACCGGCTCGACCCCTTGGAGGTGAGCCCGTTCGAGACGGTGGTGCGGGAGGAGCGGCCGCGCACCGAGGTGACGCGCATCAGCCTGCAGGGGCCGGAGCTCCGCGAGGTGCCCGGGACACAGGGGGATCCGTTCCGCGTCATCATGGTGATGCCGGGCGTGGCGAGCCTCGCCTCCGGCCTCGGCTATCCCGTGGTGCGGGGCGGCCAGCCGGCGTCCACGGGCTTCTTCGTCGACGGGGTCCGCCTCCCGATGCTCTACCACCTGATGGTCGGGCCGGCCGTGGTGCAGCCCGAGTTCATCGACTCCCTCGACTTCCTTCCTGGGCCGCCGCCCGTCCAGTACGGGCGGCAGCTCGGCGGCACCGTCGAGGCCCGGCTCTCCCGTCCGCGAGAGGACCGGCTCCATGCCTCGGCCACCCTGGACTTCATCAACAGCGCCGCGTTCCTGGAGGTGCCCCTCGCGTCCACGGGCACCAGCATCAGCGTGGGCGGCCGGATGAGCTACTCGGGACTGCTGAGCACCCTGCTGGTGAACACGCTCTCCGCGCCGGGCACCAAGTCCCTCAGCGCCAGGTTCTGGGACTACCAGGCCCGCGTCGAGCAGCAGGTGGGGCGCGGACGGGTGCGCCTGCTGGCCCTCGGGAGCTCCGATGTCCTGGCCTCGTACGCGCCGGAGGTGGCGGAACCGCTCCCGGAGGTCACGAATGGAGGAGGAGGCCTCACCCGCTTCCACCGGGTGGACCTCCGCGGCCTCCACCCCCTGGCTGGCGGAGAGCTGGAGGTGGGCCTCGCGGTGGGCGCGGACGCGGTGGGCATCTTCTCTGAACGGGGCCCGCCCCGCGTCAGGCTGGGTGAGCTCACCCTGCGTCAGGAAAGCCTCGCGGGACGCCTCCGGTGGACGCGAGCGCTGGGCTCGACGCTGCGGCTCACCGCGGGCGCGGACGTGGAGCAGCGGCGGGGGACCATCGTCGCCACCGGAAGCGAGGCCCCCGCCGGCTCCGAGTACCTCTCCGAGGATGATCCGCTCACCCGCCCCACGTCGGATGCGCGCATGAGCGGCGCCTACGCGGAGCTGCAATGGCACCCGACCGCGCGCTGGACGGTCGTCCCCGGAGTGCGCGCGGATGTCTATCAATTGCTTGGGGAAGCCACCCACACGGCGTTCGAGCCCCGGCTGACGGTGCGCCATGCCCTCACGGAGGCCCTGGTCCTCAAGGGGGGCGCGGGCCTGTTCCACCAGGCCCCCACCGTGCTGCTCCCGCTTCCGGTGATGGACCTGTCCGGCCTCAGGTACGGCCTGCAGGAAGCAATGCAGTTCGACGTGGGGGCCGAGTGGCGGCCCCACACCGCGTGGGAGCTGAGCACCGACGTCTTCTACAATCCCATGCGTCGCACGGTGGAGTTCAGCCTTCAGCAGCTCATCGACCTCCGGCGCCGGGGCGGAGTCGCGGCGGCGGACCCGGCCGGGAGCGGCGAGGCCTTTGGACTTGAGCTGATGGCGCGCCATGCGCCTGCCGGTGACTGGTTTGGCTGGGCGTCCTACAGCTTCCTCCAGAGCCGGCGCCGGGTGCGCATTGAACGCTACGACGACCAGAACAGGATGACGGGCACCTCGTGGGCCACCGTGCCCTTCGCCTTCGAGCAGGCGCACGTCTTCAACGCGGCCATCAGCCGCAAGGTGGGCAGCGGCTACACCCTGGGGGCCGTGGTGCACTTCAACACGGGCCGCCCCGAAACGGGGGAGCTCACGCCCCAGCCCATGCGTCAATCCACGGACAGCGAGGGCAACCCCCGGTGGGTGCGGCGCGAGCGGAGCCAGCCCGGGCGCCTGCCCTCCTTCTGGCGCGTGGATCTGCGCGCCGCCAGGACGTGGACCCTGGACGACCTCATGCTCGAGCTGTCCTTCGACCTGCTCAACGCCTCCTTCCAGAAGGAGGTCTTCTTCTACGAATACACCTCCGAGCAGCCTTCCCCGGACGCACCCTCCACCCTCGTGCGCAAGGCACGGGGCTTCCCCGTCTTCTTCCCCATGCTCGGGCTGAAAGGAAGCTACTGA
- a CDS encoding LysM peptidoglycan-binding domain-containing protein translates to MGYRIKSGDTLSRIASVNKTTVSALMKSNPQIKNANNILSGATLKLPGQSDGFEDAPIKRSGAGSTKSSDKSSTFDAPSAGSSSSGVKGPKGNPYEIANQHKGKNAGALKLEKKGVGADMDNGVGNKVNCANFVSACLEQAGMITDRQHSNLVSGLQNNLDKDKNFKRVSLQDAKKGDVVSMKTGPGAEDRHVVIFAGWKNGKPEFIGSNNRNKDGTQKITTGPANYPILSIHQYRG, encoded by the coding sequence ATGGGCTACCGGATCAAGTCTGGTGATACGTTGTCTCGCATTGCCAGCGTTAACAAGACCACCGTCAGTGCGCTGATGAAGTCGAACCCGCAGATCAAGAACGCGAATAACATCCTGTCGGGCGCGACGCTGAAGCTCCCTGGTCAATCGGATGGGTTCGAAGACGCGCCCATCAAGAGGTCGGGCGCTGGCTCGACGAAGTCCAGCGACAAGAGCTCCACGTTCGATGCTCCTTCGGCCGGTTCCTCTTCCAGCGGCGTGAAGGGCCCCAAGGGCAACCCCTACGAAATCGCGAATCAGCACAAGGGCAAGAACGCTGGGGCGCTGAAGCTGGAAAAGAAGGGGGTCGGCGCGGACATGGACAATGGCGTTGGCAACAAGGTCAACTGCGCCAACTTCGTCTCCGCATGCCTGGAACAGGCGGGGATGATCACCGACCGCCAACACAGCAATCTGGTGAGTGGCCTGCAGAACAACCTGGACAAGGACAAGAATTTCAAGCGCGTGTCCCTGCAGGATGCGAAGAAGGGTGACGTGGTGAGTATGAAGACGGGGCCGGGCGCCGAAGATCGTCATGTGGTGATCTTCGCGGGCTGGAAGAATGGAAAGCCTGAGTTCATCGGTTCGAACAATCGCAATAAGGATGGGACGCAGAAGATCACCACTGGCCCTGCCAACTATCCCATCCTGTCCATCCACCAGTACCGCGGTTGA
- a CDS encoding tetratricopeptide repeat protein — protein sequence MRKVQGPENLRTATFRHRLGWIRFDQGRLAERLELHLQAIEQRKRLLGSDHPILVRSYDTSPRHT from the coding sequence GTGCGCAAGGTTCAGGGGCCGGAAAACCTCCGCACCGCTACCTTCCGCCATCGCCTCGGATGGATTCGATTTGACCAGGGGCGTCTTGCGGAGCGGCTGGAGCTACATCTCCAGGCCATCGAGCAGCGCAAGCGTCTGCTGGGCTCCGACCACCCCATCCTCGTTCGCTCCTACGACACCTCGCCTCGACATACATGA